From a single Granulicella aggregans genomic region:
- a CDS encoding thioredoxin family protein gives MKLSHVFRNLALLSVATFTLSLAAPQTQAQTPFVKKHIYSETSDPKADIAAAFAQAKKEHKRVLLDFGGDWCGDCQVLDIYFHQAPNDALLEKNFVLVHVFIGHIDKNLDIPEKYGVAIHKGVPALAVVSPKGETIFAQKTGEFEDMRHMNSQSVTDFLEKWKQ, from the coding sequence GTGAAACTCTCGCACGTCTTCCGCAACCTCGCTCTCCTTTCCGTTGCCACCTTCACGCTCTCTCTGGCAGCGCCTCAGACTCAGGCCCAGACGCCCTTCGTCAAGAAACACATCTACTCCGAGACCTCCGATCCCAAAGCCGACATCGCCGCTGCCTTCGCCCAGGCAAAGAAAGAGCACAAGCGCGTCCTGCTCGACTTCGGCGGCGACTGGTGCGGAGACTGCCAGGTCCTTGACATCTACTTCCACCAGGCTCCCAACGACGCCCTGCTCGAGAAGAACTTCGTCCTCGTTCACGTCTTCATCGGCCACATCGACAAGAACCTCGACATCCCGGAGAAGTACGGCGTCGCCATCCATAAGGGCGTGCCTGCCCTCGCCGTCGTCTCCCCCAAGGGCGAGACCATCTTTGCCCAGAAGACCGGCGAGTTCGAAGACATGCGCCACATGAACTCCCAGTCCGTCACCGACTTCCTCGAAAAGTGGAAGCAGTAG
- the mutL gene encoding DNA mismatch repair endonuclease MutL, with amino-acid sequence MGRIRILSDQVANQIAAGEVVERPASVVKELLENSLDADASRIRIDVEAGGRKLIRITDNGCGMVKDDALLAFERHATSKLRSSDDLLSITTLGFRGEALPSIASVSRLKLETRATGVATGTLVEIAGGSIIHFEDAGVPPGTVIEVRDLFFNTPARRKFLRSEQTELSQIAAMVTHYALANPTKHFELHSASHALLTAPGARNTAERLFQIFGADTAALMIPVAAEMDFARSGLPELPPWKRPLGDETPDFGHLRITGFVSKPELQKLNRNSIYLFVNHRLIRDRLVLHAFTEAYRNIIPPTSYPVVLLFLEMPPEEVDVNVHPAKTEVRFRQPSFVHDFIRDTVRAALTSARPAASFAAALTNSPHASSSLLIDVNPLPDGPESPVFQPREAYTFGTTLDDPRPPIQPVSEPDPASNAEPFILAPQLVPESPGRFDFSGSIPVGYDENPSPAVSNDEPQTLNALATLKPLGQLRDSFILAVNEEGLWIVDQHVAHERVLFEKILRDREVEAVQRQRLLMPLLIDLLPAQMVAFATIAEELDRNGFEAEPFGPRTLAIKAAPVGLEGRELERMLEEVLAVPEREQQTENSETRRRRIAASIACHAAIKVNMPLEPAKIDWLLQELAKTEHPTSCPHGRPIALKYTHKDIQKAFQRI; translated from the coding sequence ATGGGCCGCATCCGCATCCTCTCCGACCAGGTGGCCAATCAGATCGCCGCCGGCGAGGTCGTCGAACGCCCCGCCTCCGTCGTCAAGGAGCTCCTCGAAAACTCCCTCGACGCCGACGCCTCCCGCATCCGCATCGACGTCGAAGCCGGTGGCCGCAAGCTCATCCGCATCACCGACAACGGCTGCGGCATGGTCAAGGACGACGCCCTGCTCGCCTTCGAGCGCCACGCCACCTCCAAGCTCCGCTCCTCCGACGACCTCCTCTCCATCACCACCCTCGGCTTCCGCGGGGAGGCCCTGCCTTCGATCGCCTCCGTCTCCCGCCTCAAGCTCGAGACCCGCGCCACCGGCGTCGCCACCGGTACCCTGGTCGAGATCGCCGGCGGCTCCATCATCCACTTCGAAGACGCCGGCGTCCCTCCCGGCACCGTCATCGAGGTCCGCGACCTCTTCTTCAACACCCCCGCCCGCCGCAAGTTCCTTCGCTCCGAACAGACCGAGCTCTCGCAGATCGCGGCCATGGTGACGCACTACGCTCTCGCCAACCCGACCAAGCACTTCGAGCTCCACTCCGCCTCGCACGCCCTGCTCACCGCGCCCGGAGCCCGCAACACCGCCGAACGCCTCTTCCAGATCTTCGGCGCAGACACCGCCGCCCTCATGATCCCCGTCGCCGCCGAGATGGACTTCGCCCGTTCCGGCCTGCCCGAGTTGCCGCCCTGGAAGCGCCCGCTCGGCGACGAGACCCCTGACTTCGGCCACCTCCGTATCACCGGCTTCGTGTCCAAACCTGAATTGCAAAAACTGAACCGCAACTCCATCTATCTCTTCGTCAACCACCGCCTCATCCGCGACCGCCTCGTCCTCCACGCCTTCACCGAGGCCTACCGCAACATCATCCCGCCCACCTCCTACCCGGTCGTCCTGCTCTTCCTCGAGATGCCGCCCGAAGAGGTCGACGTCAACGTCCACCCGGCCAAGACCGAAGTCCGCTTCCGCCAGCCCAGCTTCGTCCACGACTTCATCCGCGACACCGTCCGCGCCGCGCTCACCTCTGCCCGCCCCGCTGCCAGCTTCGCCGCCGCGCTTACCAACTCTCCCCACGCGTCGTCTTCGTTACTGATCGACGTGAACCCGCTTCCCGACGGTCCCGAATCCCCGGTCTTCCAACCCCGCGAGGCCTACACCTTCGGCACAACGCTCGACGATCCCCGCCCACCCATCCAACCCGTCTCCGAGCCTGATCCGGCATCCAACGCCGAGCCTTTCATCCTCGCCCCTCAGCTAGTCCCCGAATCCCCCGGACGCTTCGACTTCTCGGGCTCCATCCCGGTCGGCTACGACGAAAATCCAAGTCCCGCAGTTTCGAACGACGAACCCCAAACCCTTAACGCCCTGGCCACCCTCAAGCCCCTCGGCCAGCTCCGCGACTCCTTCATCCTCGCCGTCAACGAAGAAGGCCTCTGGATCGTCGACCAGCACGTAGCCCACGAGCGCGTCCTGTTCGAAAAGATCCTCCGCGACCGCGAAGTCGAAGCCGTCCAGCGCCAGCGCCTCCTCATGCCCTTGCTCATCGACCTTCTCCCCGCCCAGATGGTCGCCTTCGCCACCATCGCCGAGGAGCTCGACCGCAACGGCTTCGAAGCCGAGCCGTTCGGCCCCCGCACCCTCGCCATCAAGGCCGCGCCCGTGGGCCTCGAGGGCAGGGAACTCGAACGCATGTTGGAAGAGGTCCTCGCCGTCCCCGAGCGCGAGCAGCAGACCGAAAACTCCGAGACCCGCCGCCGCCGCATCGCCGCCTCGATCGCCTGCCACGCCGCCATCAAGGTCAACATGCCCCTAGAGCCCGCCAAGATCGACTGGCTGCTCCAGGAGCTAGCCAAGACCGAACACCCCACCAGTTGCCCCCACGGCCGCCCCATCGCCCTCAAATACACCCACAAAGACATCCAAAAAGCCTTCCAACGCATCTAA
- a CDS encoding YihY/virulence factor BrkB family protein has product MAMSSTPSSTETPVTVASQRPPGTLRNAASLAPARMMRFLGLLHRTFAGFLAHDCLHLAQAAAYSALVALFPTLIVSAAVVALLPDAAPLRFQAALFFDRVLPGDVSPILDAYFQNGQETIHSTRALVLAAIVSLIGASSVIVTLMEGFRRAFNLPGDRWSFWGRRWRSVALVFIALVPLFIASVLVIFGHAVSSWISANIGDSARWLVLTVAFLVRWTVALISSVFVIAITYHMGTPPAGLAVMEEDNRNDHLWGSVRTVRAMSTMERSWTRTLPGATLATAMWFITTLVFGWYVTRFANYSEVYGSLGAGVALLFWLYIISLSVLAGAEFNAQLYPAYCNAPSLEPQTPREPFA; this is encoded by the coding sequence ATGGCGATGAGCTCCACCCCGTCTTCAACGGAGACTCCCGTGACCGTCGCCTCCCAGCGTCCGCCCGGCACCCTCCGCAACGCCGCGTCTCTCGCACCGGCCCGGATGATGCGCTTCCTCGGCCTGCTCCACCGCACCTTCGCCGGCTTTCTCGCCCACGACTGCCTCCATCTCGCCCAGGCCGCGGCCTACTCCGCCCTGGTCGCCCTCTTTCCCACGCTCATCGTCTCCGCAGCCGTCGTCGCCCTGCTCCCGGACGCCGCTCCGCTCCGTTTCCAGGCAGCGCTCTTCTTCGATCGCGTCCTCCCGGGAGACGTCAGCCCCATCCTCGATGCCTACTTCCAGAACGGCCAGGAGACGATCCACTCCACCCGCGCCCTCGTTCTCGCCGCGATCGTCTCCCTCATCGGCGCCTCCAGCGTCATCGTCACCCTCATGGAGGGCTTCCGCCGCGCCTTCAACCTCCCCGGCGACCGATGGAGCTTCTGGGGACGCCGCTGGCGCTCGGTCGCCCTCGTCTTCATCGCCCTCGTCCCACTCTTCATCGCCAGCGTGTTGGTGATCTTTGGCCACGCCGTCTCCAGTTGGATCTCCGCCAACATCGGCGACTCCGCCCGCTGGCTCGTCCTCACCGTTGCCTTTCTGGTCCGCTGGACCGTCGCCCTCATCTCCAGCGTCTTCGTCATCGCAATCACCTACCACATGGGCACTCCGCCCGCGGGCCTCGCCGTCATGGAGGAGGACAACCGCAACGATCACCTCTGGGGCTCGGTCCGTACCGTCCGCGCCATGAGCACCATGGAGCGTTCCTGGACCCGCACCCTCCCCGGCGCAACCCTCGCCACCGCCATGTGGTTCATCACCACCCTCGTCTTCGGCTGGTACGTCACCCGCTTCGCAAACTACTCGGAGGTCTACGGCTCGCTCGGCGCCGGCGTCGCCCTCCTCTTCTGGCTCTACATCATCTCGCTCAGCGTTCTCGCCGGCGCAGAGTTCAACGCCCAGCTCTATCCCGCCTACTGCAACGCTCCCTCATTGGAACCGCAGACCCCTCGAGAACCCTTCGCCTAG
- a CDS encoding OmpA family protein — MTKMTAVNAGKFSVLILGATLASSAFAQSGTTDGVAQPSPTLPAAQTTQPDANDSSTYATGKPLAGQSKEGFWGHMNPFARKKWVNRQVDPIKDRTNELDQLQAKNANDIRDVDSRATAGINKAQQSASLADQHAADARNRADQANGLASDASNRTNALNGTVSNLDQYQTVTAAPVAFVSGRTTLGPKAKAQLDDIATRLQGEKGYIIEVQGYSRAGVQTSQAMADSVVRYLVTEHQVPIYRIYRTGLGRNAQKPADGEKPLTNGVMVSLMHNSLATMASTSASAAPLAETGISHVDGNQ; from the coding sequence ATGACGAAGATGACGGCAGTAAATGCAGGAAAATTTTCAGTTCTTATCCTTGGCGCGACCCTGGCGAGCTCGGCATTCGCCCAGTCGGGCACCACGGACGGAGTAGCTCAACCCTCCCCCACCCTCCCCGCGGCACAGACCACCCAACCCGATGCCAACGACTCTTCCACCTACGCGACGGGCAAGCCGCTCGCCGGTCAGTCCAAGGAAGGCTTCTGGGGCCATATGAACCCCTTCGCTCGGAAGAAGTGGGTAAACCGTCAGGTCGATCCCATCAAGGACCGCACCAACGAGCTCGATCAGCTTCAGGCCAAGAACGCGAATGACATCCGCGACGTAGACTCTCGCGCGACCGCCGGAATCAACAAGGCTCAGCAGTCCGCCAGCCTTGCCGATCAGCACGCAGCCGATGCCCGCAACCGTGCCGACCAGGCAAATGGTCTCGCATCGGACGCTAGCAACCGCACCAACGCTCTGAACGGGACCGTTAGCAATCTCGACCAGTATCAGACCGTCACTGCTGCTCCCGTCGCCTTCGTCTCCGGTCGTACGACTTTAGGCCCCAAGGCCAAGGCTCAACTCGATGACATCGCCACCAGGCTGCAAGGCGAAAAGGGCTACATCATTGAAGTCCAGGGCTACAGCCGCGCAGGTGTCCAGACCTCGCAGGCGATGGCTGACTCCGTCGTCCGCTACCTCGTAACCGAGCACCAGGTTCCCATCTACCGCATCTATCGCACCGGCCTCGGTCGCAATGCGCAGAAGCCGGCTGATGGAGAGAAGCCCCTCACCAATGGCGTGATGGTCAGCCTGATGCATAACAGCCTCGCCACCATGGCATCCACTTCCGCTTCAGCCGCGCCTTTGGCTGAAACCGGAATCAGCCACGTGGACGGAAACCAGTAA
- a CDS encoding ATP-binding protein yields MPDICPICEGLGLHINRRPDGTQFAEACPYRLVQRSQRMITRAQIPRRYEHCTLDSYETGFGGAHRTLAAAHLRARKFVENYSPTDTTGTGLLLTGSIGVGKTHLAVGILQSLVAERGATGLFYDYRDLLKQVQNSYNRQVSETELEILKPVFEAEVLVLDELGASKPTDWVWDTVAHILNTRYNDRRTTIITTNYSNLPPLGGDGGQGSAVRNAVREETLGDRIGERMRSRLQEMCVVVEMHGEDFRQKVKRASFA; encoded by the coding sequence AGTTCGCCGAGGCCTGCCCGTACCGCCTCGTCCAGCGTTCCCAGCGCATGATCACCCGCGCCCAGATTCCCCGCCGCTACGAGCACTGCACCCTCGACAGCTACGAGACCGGCTTCGGCGGGGCACACCGGACACTAGCGGCAGCGCACCTGCGCGCCCGCAAGTTCGTCGAAAACTACTCCCCCACGGACACCACTGGCACCGGTCTCCTGCTCACCGGCTCCATCGGCGTCGGCAAAACTCATCTAGCCGTCGGCATCCTGCAATCGCTCGTCGCCGAACGAGGTGCCACCGGGCTCTTCTATGACTACCGCGACCTCCTCAAGCAGGTCCAAAACAGCTACAACCGCCAGGTCAGCGAAACGGAGCTCGAGATCCTGAAGCCGGTCTTCGAAGCCGAAGTCCTCGTCCTGGACGAGCTCGGCGCCTCTAAGCCCACCGACTGGGTCTGGGACACCGTCGCCCACATCCTCAACACCCGCTACAACGACCGCCGCACCACCATCATCACCACCAACTACAGCAACCTCCCGCCGCTAGGTGGTGATGGAGGGCAGGGAAGCGCCGTCCGCAACGCCGTCCGCGAGGAGACCCTCGGAGACCGCATCGGCGAGCGCATGCGCTCCCGCCTGCAGGAGATGTGTGTCGTAGTCGAGATGCACGGCGAAGACTTCCGCCAGAAGGTCAAGCGCGCCAGCTTCGCCTAG
- a CDS encoding putative bifunctional diguanylate cyclase/phosphodiesterase: MGPHISSAAWDLLTTRPWPSAGAYRAAGTFLLAGVPTQELARNLGMLLGGLGVGSLAMLGIHRRKATSFRTMDVERLNEERRRFQAAAEASRDAFYILDSVRDSKGTIRDFSFRYVNAEGERRLQGKAGSLVGASCLEHFGRFLEPSQIERYFEVVETGASLTVELPVTSTGAKIKWLRHHVVQLGDGVAISSTDMTEFKAVQDQFHSVSEFSEHIFEQAPFGIIATDGAGTITAMNIEAEQLTGYSSQELIGSASILLLHDPQELQQRAIQRSEQDGVMLQGIDLISSPPERISISASTVMSKVVVTKTPGSHTVPEQDWTFIRRDGTRLPVSLALKVLTGPAGERTGMIAIAHDSTKRKHVETDPATGGLYDDLTGLVSKSLLEDRITQAIKRSKRAGTKVAVLTMDVDNFKRINDALGHPVGDEILTTAANRLMGKVRISDTVARIGGDEFIVLLPDHTDISNIEFCAEQLLRTISSPYMVSGHAINVTSSIGICVYPDLAADTETLLRRSETAMFWAKEAGRHRMAMFAPKMLEDAYSRLSMEGALRQAMDRDELFMEYQPQVALPSGKVIGMEALLRWRHPKFGLVSPAHFIPMAEKIGILPEFGMWLMRKSCQEAKWIQEKLGRRVSLSVNLSPHQFAQAKLLRTIEESLDESGLHPNDLEIEIIENTLMINSSANMKTLQMIRDLGVGLSIDDFGTGFCNFNYLLQYQVDRLKIDQSFVRQAASDVNAASVVRTVIAMSHGLGVKVIAEGVETRDQLKFLLRRRCDQAQGYFFARPLSPEKFVEAVPGIERMNLSDPSGERAAVAIAAEEKIEFIRPTDGNLRPVTIG, from the coding sequence TTGGGGCCTCATATCAGCTCTGCTGCATGGGATCTGCTGACGACTAGACCGTGGCCATCGGCAGGCGCCTATCGTGCCGCCGGCACGTTCCTGCTGGCCGGAGTTCCGACGCAGGAACTTGCACGCAATCTGGGCATGCTGCTGGGTGGGCTGGGTGTGGGCAGCCTGGCGATGCTGGGGATTCACCGTAGAAAGGCCACCTCGTTCCGGACCATGGACGTGGAGCGGCTCAATGAGGAGCGGCGGCGCTTTCAGGCGGCCGCAGAGGCCTCGCGGGACGCCTTCTATATTCTCGACAGCGTGCGCGACAGCAAAGGCACGATCCGTGATTTCAGCTTCCGCTATGTGAACGCCGAGGGTGAGCGGCGGCTCCAGGGTAAGGCTGGCAGTCTTGTGGGGGCGAGCTGCCTCGAACATTTCGGCAGATTCCTCGAGCCGAGCCAGATCGAGCGGTACTTTGAGGTGGTGGAGACGGGAGCATCGCTGACGGTGGAACTTCCCGTGACCTCCACTGGGGCCAAGATCAAGTGGCTTCGGCATCACGTGGTGCAACTGGGCGATGGAGTTGCTATATCGAGCACGGACATGACCGAGTTCAAGGCGGTTCAGGACCAGTTCCACAGTGTCTCGGAGTTTAGCGAACACATCTTTGAGCAGGCCCCGTTTGGCATCATCGCGACCGATGGCGCGGGGACGATCACGGCGATGAACATCGAGGCCGAGCAGCTTACGGGGTACAGCAGCCAGGAGTTGATCGGGTCGGCGTCGATCCTGTTGCTGCATGATCCGCAGGAGTTGCAGCAAAGGGCGATCCAGCGCAGCGAGCAAGATGGCGTGATGCTGCAGGGAATCGACCTGATCTCTTCGCCGCCGGAGCGGATAAGCATCAGCGCCTCGACGGTCATGAGCAAGGTGGTGGTGACCAAGACGCCGGGATCGCACACGGTTCCCGAGCAGGATTGGACGTTCATTCGCCGGGACGGGACGAGGCTGCCGGTCAGCCTGGCGTTGAAGGTATTGACGGGACCGGCGGGCGAGCGGACCGGAATGATCGCGATCGCGCACGACTCGACCAAGCGGAAACACGTGGAGACAGACCCAGCGACCGGCGGGTTGTATGACGACCTGACGGGGCTGGTGAGCAAGAGCCTTCTGGAAGACCGGATTACGCAGGCGATCAAGCGGAGCAAGCGGGCGGGCACGAAGGTTGCGGTGTTGACGATGGATGTCGACAACTTCAAGCGGATCAACGATGCGCTCGGGCATCCGGTGGGCGACGAGATCCTGACTACCGCGGCCAATCGTTTGATGGGGAAGGTGAGGATCTCGGATACGGTGGCTCGGATCGGCGGCGATGAGTTCATCGTTCTTCTGCCGGACCACACAGATATCTCGAATATTGAGTTTTGCGCGGAGCAGCTTCTGCGGACGATCTCTTCGCCGTACATGGTGAGCGGCCACGCGATCAATGTGACGTCGAGCATCGGGATCTGCGTGTATCCGGACCTTGCCGCAGACACGGAGACGCTGCTGCGACGGAGCGAGACGGCGATGTTCTGGGCGAAAGAGGCGGGACGGCACCGGATGGCGATGTTTGCGCCGAAGATGCTGGAGGATGCCTACTCGCGGCTCTCGATGGAAGGCGCGCTACGCCAGGCGATGGACCGGGACGAGTTGTTCATGGAGTACCAGCCGCAGGTGGCGTTGCCGAGCGGCAAGGTGATTGGCATGGAGGCGCTGCTGCGCTGGAGACACCCGAAGTTCGGGCTGGTCTCGCCGGCGCACTTTATTCCCATGGCGGAGAAGATTGGCATCCTGCCTGAGTTCGGCATGTGGCTGATGCGGAAGAGCTGCCAGGAGGCGAAGTGGATCCAGGAGAAGCTGGGACGGCGGGTGTCGCTGTCGGTGAATCTGTCGCCGCACCAGTTTGCGCAGGCGAAGCTGCTGCGGACGATTGAAGAGTCGCTGGACGAGAGCGGACTTCATCCGAACGATCTTGAGATCGAAATCATCGAGAACACGCTGATGATCAACTCGTCGGCGAACATGAAGACGCTGCAGATGATTCGCGACCTGGGCGTGGGGCTTTCGATCGACGACTTTGGGACGGGATTCTGCAACTTCAATTATCTGCTGCAGTACCAGGTGGACCGGCTGAAGATCGACCAGAGCTTTGTAAGGCAGGCGGCTTCGGACGTGAACGCGGCGTCGGTGGTGCGGACCGTGATTGCGATGTCGCATGGCCTGGGCGTGAAGGTGATCGCTGAGGGTGTGGAGACGCGGGACCAGTTGAAGTTCCTGCTTCGCCGGCGGTGCGATCAGGCACAGGGGTACTTCTTTGCGAGACCGCTTTCGCCGGAGAAGTTTGTCGAAGCGGTTCCGGGGATCGAGCGGATGAACCTGAGCGATCCTTCGGGCGAGCGGGCGGCGGTGGCGATTGCTGCGGAAGAGAAGATTGAGTTTATCCGGCCTACGGATGGGAACCTGAGGCCGGTGACGATCGGGTAA
- a CDS encoding DUF2393 domain-containing protein produces the protein MSDPRNQPGSPAESSPAKSSSDDAIFSAPPEEPSNRGLLIGIVCLAILVIVAGIFLPRGEQKATAKPSNTILPADAYAKSLVFSELAMSESTSLSGGKSTFLDGHIKNVGSSTLTGATLQVIFRNDVGLSPQVESLPLSLIRTRQPYVDTEPVSAAPIKPGDDVEFRLIFESIPENWNQQMPEVNVVHTTLQ, from the coding sequence ATGAGCGATCCCCGCAATCAACCCGGCTCCCCCGCGGAAAGCAGTCCCGCAAAATCGTCCAGTGACGACGCCATCTTCTCCGCTCCCCCCGAAGAGCCGTCAAACCGCGGCCTCCTCATCGGGATCGTCTGCTTAGCCATCCTCGTCATCGTCGCTGGCATCTTCCTGCCCCGTGGCGAGCAGAAGGCGACCGCCAAACCCTCCAACACCATCCTTCCCGCTGACGCCTACGCAAAGTCGCTCGTCTTCTCCGAACTCGCCATGAGCGAGTCCACCAGCCTCTCCGGAGGAAAATCCACCTTCCTCGACGGTCACATCAAGAATGTCGGCTCCTCCACCCTCACCGGAGCCACCCTCCAGGTCATCTTCCGCAACGACGTCGGCCTCTCCCCGCAGGTCGAATCGCTCCCGCTCTCGCTCATCCGCACCCGCCAGCCCTACGTCGACACCGAACCCGTCAGCGCCGCCCCCATCAAGCCCGGCGACGACGTCGAGTTCCGCCTCATCTTCGAATCCATCCCCGAGAACTGGAACCAGCAGATGCCCGAAGTCAATGTCGTCCACACGACCTTGCAATAG
- the pyk gene encoding pyruvate kinase gives MKQKSAPSKSATKLKKNSESKSSKKSLAPLEAAAVPAHPLARGRRAKIVATLGPASSSEEVFRQLVRAGLDVARLNFSHGSHEQKAALIKMVRKVSREEGKPICILADLQGPKIRTGKLVDHKPVLLVAGERLTITPREIEGTKELVGTTFTTLAENLEPGSQILLSDGLIELRVETIGEIVDGRGDVTCEIINGGMLGENKGINLPGIAVNVPSLTEKDEEDLIFAIGEGVDTIAVSFVRTADDVRHVKKRLDALKSDAWIIAKLEKPQAIEHLDSILEVADCIMVARGDLGVEVPPEKVPAIQKHIIRRAAEYRRPVITATQMLESMIDNPRPTRAEVSDVANAIYDGSDAVMLSAESAAGKYPVASVAMMAKIVVETEHQMRTEPQHQLPRIKPTGLSVAETICECMAHAAEDLDVGAIAIFTETGATARLLSKYRPDPPIFALSPNEEVINRSMLLWGTYPILCSRFRDTDKLIQMAESSLLGPGYVHERQIVGIVAGTRTRSGATNFMRLHMIGDREPDILEKKPKKKKK, from the coding sequence ATGAAACAGAAATCAGCCCCATCGAAGTCCGCTACCAAGCTCAAGAAGAACTCCGAAAGCAAGTCCTCGAAGAAGAGCCTCGCGCCGCTTGAGGCCGCCGCCGTTCCCGCGCACCCGCTCGCACGCGGACGCCGCGCCAAGATCGTCGCCACCCTCGGCCCCGCCTCCAGCTCTGAAGAGGTCTTCCGCCAGCTCGTCCGTGCCGGCCTCGACGTCGCCCGTCTCAACTTCTCCCACGGCTCCCACGAGCAAAAAGCCGCCCTTATCAAGATGGTGCGCAAGGTCAGCCGCGAAGAGGGCAAGCCCATCTGCATCCTCGCCGACCTCCAGGGCCCCAAGATCCGCACCGGCAAGCTCGTCGACCACAAGCCCGTCCTGCTCGTCGCCGGCGAACGTCTTACCATCACCCCGCGCGAGATCGAAGGCACCAAGGAGCTCGTCGGTACCACCTTCACTACCCTCGCCGAAAACCTCGAACCCGGCTCCCAGATCCTCCTCTCCGACGGCCTCATCGAACTCCGCGTCGAGACGATCGGAGAGATCGTAGACGGTCGCGGCGACGTCACCTGCGAGATCATCAACGGCGGCATGCTCGGCGAAAACAAGGGCATCAATCTTCCCGGCATCGCGGTAAACGTTCCATCGCTCACCGAAAAGGACGAAGAAGACCTCATCTTCGCCATCGGCGAAGGCGTCGACACCATCGCCGTCTCCTTCGTCCGCACCGCCGACGACGTCCGCCACGTCAAGAAGCGCCTCGACGCGCTCAAAAGCGACGCCTGGATCATCGCCAAGCTCGAAAAACCCCAGGCCATCGAGCACCTCGACTCCATCCTCGAAGTCGCCGACTGCATCATGGTCGCCCGCGGCGACCTCGGCGTCGAAGTCCCCCCCGAAAAAGTCCCCGCCATCCAGAAGCACATCATCCGCCGCGCGGCTGAGTACCGCCGCCCCGTCATCACCGCGACCCAGATGCTCGAGTCGATGATCGACAACCCCCGCCCCACCCGCGCCGAGGTCTCAGACGTCGCCAACGCCATCTACGATGGCTCCGACGCCGTCATGCTCTCCGCAGAATCTGCCGCCGGCAAGTATCCCGTCGCCTCGGTCGCCATGATGGCCAAGATCGTCGTCGAGACCGAGCACCAGATGCGCACCGAGCCCCAGCATCAGCTCCCGCGCATCAAGCCCACCGGCCTCTCTGTCGCCGAGACCATCTGCGAGTGCATGGCCCACGCCGCCGAAGACCTCGATGTCGGCGCGATCGCCATCTTCACCGAGACCGGCGCCACCGCCCGCCTCCTCTCGAAGTACCGCCCCGACCCGCCCATCTTCGCCCTCTCCCCCAACGAAGAGGTCATCAACCGTTCCATGCTTCTCTGGGGAACCTACCCCATCCTTTGCAGTCGCTTCCGCGACACCGACAAGCTCATCCAGATGGCCGAGTCCAGTCTGCTTGGCCCAGGCTACGTCCACGAGCGCCAGATCGTCGGCATCGTCGCCGGCACCCGCACCCGCTCCGGCGCGACCAACTTCATGCGCCTCCACATGATCGGCGACCGCGAGCCCGACATCCTCGAAAAGAAGCCCAAGAAGAAAAAGAAGTAA
- a CDS encoding EAL domain-containing protein, with product MEVLQQRRSACNACKDGHDEPFPFTMAFQPIVNVETGRVYAYEALARGPEQQSAGFVLGQVNNENLYAFDQSCRVKAITLAAQLGLAQTGAMLSINFMPGAVYSPAACIQLTLKTATALGFPLDRLIFEIVEVEKVASPQHLMDIFNEYRKCGFRVALDDFGAGWAGLGLLADVPADAVKLDIDLIRGIHKRPRALAIVESIALLSESLHFNVVAEGVETFDEYHALRDCGINLMQGYLFARPGFESLPTVTLPEHR from the coding sequence ATGGAAGTCCTGCAACAACGTCGATCCGCCTGCAACGCATGCAAGGACGGTCACGACGAACCCTTTCCCTTCACCATGGCCTTCCAGCCCATCGTGAACGTCGAGACCGGTCGCGTCTACGCCTATGAAGCTCTCGCCCGCGGCCCGGAACAGCAGTCCGCCGGCTTCGTCCTCGGCCAGGTCAACAATGAAAATCTCTACGCCTTCGACCAGTCCTGCCGCGTCAAGGCCATCACCCTCGCCGCGCAGCTTGGTCTCGCCCAGACGGGCGCCATGCTCTCAATCAACTTCATGCCCGGCGCCGTCTACAGCCCCGCAGCTTGCATCCAGTTGACCCTCAAGACCGCCACGGCCCTCGGCTTTCCCCTCGACCGCCTCATCTTCGAGATCGTCGAAGTAGAAAAGGTAGCCAGCCCCCAGCACCTCATGGACATCTTCAATGAGTACCGCAAGTGCGGTTTTCGCGTCGCGCTCGATGACTTCGGCGCAGGCTGGGCCGGCTTGGGTCTCCTTGCCGATGTTCCAGCCGATGCTGTCAAGCTCGACATCGACCTCATCCGCGGCATCCACAAGCGCCCCCGCGCCCTCGCCATCGTCGAATCGATAGCGCTGCTCTCGGAATCGCTCCACTTCAACGTCGTCGCCGAAGGCGTCGAAACCTTCGACGAGTACCACGCCCTCCGCGACTGCGGCATCAACCTCATGCAGGGCTATCTCTTCGCCCGCCCTGGCTTCGAAAGCCTCCCTACCGTCACCCTCCCCGAACACCGCTAA